The proteins below are encoded in one region of Aequorivita iocasae:
- a CDS encoding conjugal transfer protein yields the protein MKSKILILAMALLFSLNIKAQGMPVYDNTNFISLIKQLLESGKQTSNLMKTVKFLKTQKENLEKVNDVIKQLKAVQEINRDNQRLIDIVNEDLRDILNSPFIKPDEITRISDSFNAIIDTSLDNLDFIDQILSSDYMKMSDAERASILKAKEVQTKEMVAEITKKTERYRDIISFRKMQDKINNRETAY from the coding sequence ATGAAGTCAAAAATTTTAATTCTCGCAATGGCACTATTGTTCAGCCTAAATATCAAGGCCCAAGGAATGCCCGTTTATGACAACACAAACTTTATCAGTTTGATTAAACAGTTATTGGAGTCTGGAAAGCAGACGTCCAATCTTATGAAAACGGTCAAATTCTTAAAAACCCAGAAAGAAAACCTTGAAAAGGTAAACGATGTGATCAAACAGCTGAAGGCAGTTCAAGAAATCAACCGGGACAACCAACGTTTGATTGACATTGTAAATGAGGATTTACGAGATATATTGAACTCCCCTTTTATAAAACCTGACGAGATTACCCGTATCTCAGATTCCTTCAACGCTATAATCGATACCTCTTTGGACAATCTTGACTTTATAGATCAGATCCTCTCCAGCGATTATATGAAAATGAGCGATGCCGAAAGAGCCTCGATTTTGAAAGCAAAGGAAGTCCAAACAAAGGAAATGGTTGCCGAAATCACAAAAAAGACTGAGCGCTATCGGGATATTATTTCCTTTAGGAAAATGCAGGACAAGATAAATAACCGGGAAACAGCCTACTAA
- a CDS encoding conjugal transfer protein TraK — MKTPYKNIYKVLKTNRFIVIAVVAFSFLSSIISVWSVFNINNKALNNAFAINTDGSVIPLKWVAQKENLKVEALAHLELFHSYFYNIDASNYEKNLEKALWLGNSSVDNLYRQKKADGVYNRLLQYSLVQKVISIESQLDLQSNPYKFQTKTIFEINRGTVVDRYELISTGRLIVVDRNFPKNTHGLLITDYFEKSLKKLTNEN; from the coding sequence ATGAAAACACCCTATAAAAATATCTATAAGGTCCTAAAGACAAATCGGTTTATCGTAATTGCCGTTGTGGCTTTTTCCTTTCTGTCCAGCATCATTTCCGTTTGGTCTGTGTTCAATATCAATAATAAGGCATTGAACAATGCTTTCGCAATCAATACTGACGGATCTGTAATTCCCTTAAAATGGGTTGCACAAAAAGAAAATTTAAAAGTTGAAGCCTTGGCACATCTCGAACTGTTCCATTCCTATTTCTACAATATAGATGCGAGCAACTACGAAAAGAATTTGGAGAAAGCTTTGTGGCTTGGAAACAGCTCTGTCGATAATCTGTATCGACAAAAGAAAGCCGATGGCGTATATAACAGATTGCTCCAATATTCACTGGTTCAAAAAGTTATCAGCATTGAATCCCAATTGGACCTGCAGAGCAATCCTTATAAATTTCAGACCAAAACAATTTTTGAAATCAATCGCGGTACCGTGGTGGATCGGTATGAATTGATCTCCACAGGAAGGCTGATTGTCGTGGACCGAAACTTTCCCAAGAATACACACGGTCTTTTGATCACTGATTATTTTGAAAAATCACTTAAAAAACTTACAAATGAAAATTGA
- the traM gene encoding conjugative transposon protein TraM has translation MKIEKNKIVFGSVLAIVVVFIIAYTISVMSGDESESESLTQTAVPELDENQKEYKSKLEAIDALKEVRETNAPSIYDEKNIDSLGFYDPDFMDKEKVRIVDSIYKHNRINYSKDTYVVPERYRRKPKVNEDTLTAKKDEAIALKELGLEHQLFFASDPMANPKMDIANTDAEIFVEVDGNQVVKTNYRLRMRLLKDALINGVKVPKNTPVFGFISFKPNRALIEIENINHRPVKLKAFDLQDGSEGIYVENSFRADVSREVVDDIVGDINIAGVPQVSGIQKVFRKNQRTVKVTVTNNYKLILKPAL, from the coding sequence ATGAAAATTGAAAAGAATAAAATAGTTTTTGGTTCCGTCCTCGCCATTGTGGTAGTATTCATTATCGCCTACACCATATCAGTGATGTCGGGGGATGAATCCGAAAGCGAAAGTTTGACACAGACCGCCGTGCCGGAACTGGATGAAAACCAGAAAGAGTACAAGTCAAAACTGGAAGCAATTGATGCCCTAAAGGAAGTGAGGGAAACAAATGCCCCGAGTATCTATGACGAAAAGAACATCGATTCCCTTGGTTTCTACGATCCTGATTTTATGGACAAGGAAAAAGTGAGAATTGTGGATAGTATTTACAAACACAACAGGATCAACTATTCAAAAGACACCTACGTGGTTCCCGAAAGGTATCGAAGGAAACCAAAAGTGAACGAGGATACCCTAACGGCCAAGAAAGATGAAGCCATTGCACTAAAGGAATTGGGCCTGGAGCACCAATTGTTTTTTGCGTCGGATCCAATGGCCAATCCCAAGATGGACATTGCCAATACCGATGCGGAAATATTTGTGGAAGTTGACGGAAACCAAGTTGTAAAAACTAATTATCGATTGCGGATGCGCCTGTTAAAGGATGCATTGATAAATGGAGTGAAAGTTCCAAAGAACACACCCGTTTTCGGTTTTATTAGCTTCAAACCAAACCGTGCCCTGATTGAAATTGAGAACATTAATCATCGTCCCGTAAAACTAAAAGCCTTTGACCTCCAGGACGGAAGTGAAGGGATTTATGTGGAAAACAGTTTCCGTGCTGATGTGAGCCGCGAGGTCGTGGATGACATTGTGGGAGACATCAATATAGCAGGGGTTCCACAGGTTAGTGGAATCCAAAAAGTATTTCGTAAGAACCAAAGAACGGTCAAGGTTACCGTGACCAATAATTACAAACTCATTCTAAAACCAGCGTTATGA
- a CDS encoding DUF4138 domain-containing protein → MKNSILLGSLFLASFFMEAQNTAPLDTIFANDQKNVALFFPNPIRQGITGADNFVFTYNREKEQFFGLLQAKPGKASNLLVINTNGSIFSYIVSYREQLEKLNYFVPQSESIGFEQPKFTEGSDSTNIANLFTDKTFYYERFCSYLLTRKQRIGSIQKRKNGIILSLENIVFDKEELYFVIKIQNKSSLDYDLNFLDISTQTRKQGKKKSLQRISQFPNFKYDVPTKVAEKQIKRMVYVLPKFSLSNDKMVVLKLNEKNGERNIKLKVSNKYINNPN, encoded by the coding sequence ATGAAAAATTCAATTTTATTGGGAAGTTTATTCCTTGCCAGCTTCTTTATGGAGGCCCAAAACACGGCCCCGCTCGACACCATCTTTGCCAACGACCAAAAGAACGTTGCGCTCTTTTTCCCAAATCCTATTCGACAAGGAATTACGGGTGCGGACAACTTTGTTTTCACGTATAATCGAGAAAAAGAACAATTCTTTGGATTGCTTCAGGCCAAGCCTGGAAAGGCAAGTAATTTGCTCGTAATCAATACAAATGGCTCAATTTTTTCGTATATTGTTAGCTATAGGGAGCAACTGGAAAAGCTGAATTATTTTGTTCCACAGTCCGAGAGTATCGGTTTTGAACAACCAAAATTTACAGAGGGTTCTGATTCTACTAATATTGCCAATCTGTTCACGGACAAAACATTTTACTACGAAAGGTTTTGCTCTTATCTGTTGACCAGAAAACAAAGAATTGGGAGTATCCAAAAACGTAAAAACGGTATTATTCTCAGTTTGGAAAACATAGTTTTTGATAAGGAAGAACTTTATTTCGTAATTAAAATTCAAAACAAATCTTCCTTAGATTACGATTTGAACTTCTTGGATATTTCGACCCAAACCAGAAAACAGGGAAAAAAGAAATCATTACAGCGAATTTCACAGTTTCCTAATTTTAAATATGATGTTCCTACGAAGGTTGCCGAGAAACAAATAAAAAGGATGGTTTATGTTCTTCCCAAGTTTTCATTGAGCAATGACAAAATGGTAGTTTTGAAACTGAATGAAAAAAATGGAGAACGAAATATAAAATTGAAAGTCTCAAATAAATATATCAATAACCCAAATTGA
- a CDS encoding DUF4878 domain-containing protein: MKNLALILLLLVGAACSQQNLSPTETAKIVVESFYSKDNQKLKEYTTVESYESFLAIQDIMTANTSGKSNFKVLQEKVDGDIAWVQFSTSFEEKPETFKLVKENGQWKVTEKDLKEKDHFEIKD, encoded by the coding sequence ATGAAAAATTTAGCGTTAATACTTCTGCTACTTGTTGGTGCAGCTTGCTCCCAACAAAACCTGTCCCCTACTGAAACCGCCAAAATTGTTGTGGAAAGCTTTTATAGTAAAGACAATCAGAAATTGAAAGAATACACAACTGTTGAAAGCTATGAATCATTCTTGGCAATACAGGATATAATGACCGCAAACACTTCCGGAAAATCAAACTTTAAAGTATTGCAGGAAAAAGTTGATGGAGATATTGCTTGGGTCCAGTTTTCTACTTCGTTTGAGGAGAAACCTGAGACTTTTAAGCTTGTAAAGGAAAATGGACAATGGAAGGTTACGGAAAAAGATTTAAAGGAAAAGGACCATTTTGAGATAAAAGATTAG
- a CDS encoding nucleotidyltransferase domain-containing protein has product MNFQEYLYNHGFQREDLLARLAESLELDESRSKRMESAYNAIYDVLKADPIFFSKVDFVVYPQGSKAIGTTTKPIGQDEFDLDIVVQIRESYHIYTSSEIYNHLIRVFKNNQLYKPKLIEKNRCARINYEGDFHLDILPGCIIIETEDKLMVPDRELASWTSSFPKGYSKWFLDRAENVRETLLKKAFSGYIALSEAKAEQEDLPNEDYYDKEPLKRSVQLTKRYRDIFFANKPKYRTSSIVLTTIFGQFYDGEASIYETIDNVLNKILRRYSAYEMLYESSGVYNRIKVLNPVNEDEDFTEKWDKDNEYYIQFITFARSFKENWERLKNGDFGVAEDLFGSTRTKTILKAQLESLASTKSNTLEKAGLIILSGNNYVDGGGNITETHGYKSKPNRNYGSVEIDIRPRQHTIFSKNYIAPYIQKEYVDKNFPWLQTVVKDGKLLGKGKIKPKGCKKEYEILVSYDINDTGRKERVFILNDSKIKFGTTPHLYPGNSLCLYYPKDLPQHLELNFVDIIPWISEWLVMYELWKKYGIWLANEIKH; this is encoded by the coding sequence ATGAATTTTCAAGAATATTTATACAACCACGGTTTTCAAAGAGAAGACTTACTTGCAAGACTCGCTGAATCGCTTGAACTTGATGAATCACGTTCCAAAAGAATGGAATCCGCTTACAATGCAATTTATGATGTATTAAAGGCAGATCCAATATTTTTTTCCAAAGTGGACTTTGTGGTATATCCACAAGGTTCAAAAGCGATAGGTACGACTACAAAACCCATTGGCCAAGATGAATTTGATTTGGATATAGTAGTCCAAATCAGAGAGTCATACCATATTTATACTTCATCAGAGATTTATAATCATCTCATCCGGGTATTCAAAAACAACCAACTTTACAAACCAAAGCTAATTGAAAAAAATCGATGTGCGAGAATAAACTACGAGGGTGATTTTCACCTCGATATACTTCCCGGTTGTATAATCATTGAAACAGAAGATAAATTGATGGTTCCCGACAGAGAACTGGCATCTTGGACTTCATCATTCCCAAAAGGATACTCAAAATGGTTTTTGGACAGAGCAGAAAACGTTCGAGAAACTTTATTGAAGAAAGCATTTAGTGGATATATTGCCCTTTCCGAAGCAAAAGCAGAACAAGAAGATTTGCCAAATGAGGACTATTATGACAAAGAGCCATTGAAACGCTCTGTGCAACTCACAAAACGTTATCGGGATATCTTTTTTGCAAATAAACCAAAATATCGAACTTCCAGTATAGTTCTTACAACGATTTTTGGGCAATTTTACGATGGTGAAGCGTCTATTTATGAAACCATTGATAACGTTCTAAATAAAATTTTAAGGAGATATAGTGCCTATGAGATGTTATACGAAAGTAGTGGTGTTTATAACAGAATCAAGGTTTTAAACCCTGTGAATGAAGACGAAGATTTTACAGAGAAATGGGATAAAGATAATGAGTACTATATTCAGTTTATTACATTTGCAAGAAGTTTTAAGGAAAATTGGGAGCGTCTAAAAAATGGTGATTTTGGTGTGGCAGAGGATTTATTCGGTAGTACAAGAACAAAGACTATTTTAAAAGCACAACTGGAGAGTTTGGCATCAACAAAATCAAACACTCTTGAAAAAGCTGGTCTTATTATTTTATCGGGAAATAATTATGTAGATGGGGGCGGGAATATTACTGAAACCCACGGATATAAAAGTAAACCCAACCGTAATTATGGGAGTGTGGAAATAGACATTCGTCCAAGACAACATACAATATTTTCAAAGAATTATATTGCGCCATACATTCAAAAGGAATATGTTGATAAAAACTTTCCTTGGTTACAAACTGTAGTTAAAGACGGCAAACTTTTGGGCAAGGGCAAAATTAAACCTAAAGGCTGCAAAAAAGAATATGAAATACTTGTTAGTTATGATATTAACGACACTGGTAGAAAAGAAAGGGTATTTATTTTGAACGATAGTAAAATTAAATTCGGAACGACACCGCATTTATATCCTGGAAATAGTCTTTGTCTTTATTACCCAAAAGATTTACCACAACATCTAGAATTAAATTTTGTTGATATAATTCCTTGGATATCAGAATGGCTAGTAATGTACGAGCTTTGGAAAAAATATGGAATTTGGTTGGCTAACGAGATTAAGCACTAA